Proteins encoded by one window of Cannabis sativa cultivar Pink pepper isolate KNU-18-1 chromosome 4, ASM2916894v1, whole genome shotgun sequence:
- the LOC115714051 gene encoding uncharacterized protein LOC115714051 isoform X1: MPKTLSGANTLSPALLALRPRQVALTALDMKQDKPNASLDKKTLLLQSVACFLDHNGFSKTLKKFCSEAKIQIDASKSSLLDLEEVFNKYFDICNDVKTDLKDQKVQEVKVVNLLPEEPENNEKKKKRSSSETESLPSATEEQVKESSLEDKEVTCSRKEKKSKDKKKNKLSTAESLTNDNDSHTVNSSALNAHDTSVKEKSAKSKTKKKKKDDLALESSGVNSKDKNLPSTDANADVTGKDDKGSKKRKRLVSEDNDLKPEDKIEVDESKRRKTKDVEDSKGSKELNGHENGNIDESAEKPSMQKTKKKQLNGSAEPKTVNAFQRVKVEEVVFTDERLKDNSYWAKDGADSGYGAKAQEVLGQVRGRYVLLCGHCRLSKFFYHLLFSIEVGENGNLMLSKYSLE, encoded by the exons ATGCCCAAAACCCTAAGTGGTGCCAATACGCTGAGCCCCGCTCTTCTCGCTTTAAGGCCTCGCCAGGTTGCTCTCACTGCGTTAGACATGAAGCAAGATAAGCCTAATGCCTCTCTCGATAAAAAGACTCTGCTCCTTCAATCAGTCGCATGCTTTCTCGACCACAACGGCTTCTCCAAAACCCTCAAGAAGTTTTGCTCTGAGGCCAAAATCCAG ATAGATGCTTCAAAGAGCTCATTGTTGGACTTGGAAGAAGTGTTCAACAAGTATTTTGACATCTG TAATGATGTCAAGACAGATTTGAAGGACCAGAAAGTACAAG AGGTAAAAGTGGTGAATTTGCTGCCTGAGGAGCCTGAAAAtaatgagaaaaagaaaaagaggtcTAGTTCTGAAACAGAATCATTGCCTAGTGCAACTGAAGAACAAGTCAAAGAATCTTCTTTGGAAGACAAAGAAGTCACTTGTTCTAGGAAAGAGAAGAAATCCAAGGACAAGAAAAAGAATAAGCTGTCCACTGCTGAATCTCTTACTAATGACAATGATTCCCATACTGTAAACTCTTCTGCGTTGAATGCTCATGACACCTCAGTGAAAGAGAAAAGTGCCAAGTctaaaactaagaagaaaaagaaggatgATTTGGCTTTGGAAAGTTCGGGTGTGAATTCAAAGGATAAAAATTTGCCTAGCACAGATGCCAATGCAGATGTTACTGGCAAGGATGATAAAGGTTCTAAGAAAAGGAAAAGATTGGTTTCTGAAGATAATGATTTGAAGCCAGAAGATAAAATAGAGGTTGATGAATCAAAACGCAGAAAGACTAAGGATGTGGAGGACTCTAAAGGGAGCAAGGAGCTTAATGGACATGAAAATGGGAACATTGATGAAAGTGCTGAGAAGCCTTCCATGcagaaaaccaaaaagaaacaacTTAATGGCTCAGCTGAG CCAAAAACTGTTAATGCATTTCAAAGAGTAAAAGTAGAGGAAGTGGTTTTTACTGATGAGAGGCTCAAGGACAACTCTTACTGGGCAAAG GATGGTGCGGATAGTGGTTATGGTGCCAAGGCACAAGAAGTTCTTGGGCAAGTTAGGGGGAGGTATGTTTTATTATGTGGCCACTGTAGGCTGTCTAAATTCTTTTATCATTTGTTGTTTTCCATCGAGGTTGGGGAGAATGGAAATTTGATGCTAAGCAAATACAGCCTAGAGTAA
- the LOC115713245 gene encoding uncharacterized protein LOC115713245: MNTNHFDCFVSYDDGPKWHFSAVYGFPESVNKKFTWELLNRLVDVSPLDPWLLIGDLNEIFSHSHKNGGPLRHDNQMAAFRITLDRCFLQDFPFEGDEFTWAKNRKNPAALKERLDWCLINKKWTDAFILPKLTHLDYFDAECVEIVSTNWLLQTECDLPSNLQLNLQNVAVNLQQWHSQKFGQLKNDISQAQSRVQCINSSPATDLLHSHNLTTAESILDELLAKEEQYWQQRSRIEWLKSGDRNTKFFHAKASARNSTNKIKSLKDANGNLVTNCEGITNIISHYFQDLFTASEEDHWALSHVLSTILTTINDDQNDFLLRDFTKEDVYFTLKSMASDKSPGLDGMSAMFYHHHWHIVGNLVSSVVLHILNDNGDPTIFNKTLLTLIPKVKKPTTMKDFRPISLCNVVYKLVSKMIIYRFKYVLPLVISETQSAFLPNRLITDNVLVAFEMIHSLKHRKHGNKGYAAIKLDMSKAFDRVEWSFLAAVMGKMGFNIRWISLIMRCLHTTSFSFNLNGSVVGSITPQRGLRQGDPLSPYLFLICSEGLSRLLQYEERVGRLKGYAVSRRAPTISHLFFADDSLLFCQADDRSCGSIKRALNIYHRASGQELNLDKSVMSFSPNTPPLVQHSFQNILGMPISDCHEKYLGLPAYSERDKKQLFADIKERIWKLMNSWNDKLFSIGRKEHVAFVRMPRSRLSMLCSYANMLKKSGVWLEQLYSWQTRPLTNTNLGQTAAYYCNFQQHSTSPNSIKDSTGAAAHPKWLCPPLDKLKMNVDAACDVSRNKIGVGIIIQNSSGQVVAANSKLLTGRYKPQEMEAKALILGIDCAALCNLSVNLLESDSLILVNSINSNSNAISSFGDLVLDIKNRLSYLSSVCVSHVKQDANQAAHGLAKDALELDDDCMWFEEIPSTIFSVAVNDAL; this comes from the exons ATGAATACAAACCATTTTGATTGCTTTGTGTCTTATGATGATGGCCCAAAATGGCACTTCTCTGCTGTATATGGCTTCCCTGAATCTGTTAACAAAAAATTTACATGGGAACTTCTCAATAGGCTTGTTGATGTTTCTCCATTGGATCCATGGTTACTCATAGGTGATTTAAATGAAATATTCTCTCACTCTCATAAGAATGGTGGCCCTTTACGGCATGATAACCAAATGGCTGCCTTTCGAATCACTTTGGATAGATGTTTTTTGCAAGATTTTCCATTTGAGGGTGATGAGTTCACATGGGCTAAGAACCGGAAAAATCCAGCAGCTTTAAAGGAAAGGTTGGATTGGTGTCTTATTAATAAGAAATGGACTGATGCTTTCATTCTTCCAAAGCTTACACACCTTGATTATTTTG ATGCTGAGTGTGTTGAGATAGTTTCTACTAACTGGCTGCTGCAAACCGAATGTGATTTGCCTTCCAATCTTCAACTCAATCTGCAGAATGTTGCAGTAAACCTACAGCAGTGGCACTCCCAAAAGTTTGGACagttaaaaaatgatatttcacaAGCTCAATCTCGTGTACAATGTATTAATTCCTCTCCAGCTACAGATTTGTTACATTCTCACAATCTTACCACGGCTGAATCAATTCTGGATGAACTTCTTGCTAAAGAGGAACAATACTGGCAACAAAGGTCACGTATTGAATGGTTAAAGTCGGGTGATCGCAACACAAAATTTTTCCATGCCAAAGCTAGTGCTAGAAACTCCACCAATAAGATTAAATCTTTGAAGGATGCTAATGGTAATCTTGTTACTAATTGTGAGGGGATTACAAACATTATTTCCCATTATTTTCAAGATCTATTTACTGCTTCAGAGGAAGATCATTGGGCTCTCTCACATGTACTATCTACTATCCTTACTACCATAAATGATGATCAAAATGATTTTCTTCTTCGTGACTTTACTAAGGAGGATGTCTATTTTACCTTGAAATCAATGGCGTCTGATAAAAGTCCGGGGTTAGATGGTATGTCGGCCATGTTCTACCACCATCACTGGCACATTGTTGGAAATCTTGTCTCATCGGTAGTCCTACATATCCTTAATGACAATGGTGACCCTACCATATTCAACAAAACTCTTCTTACTTTAATTCCTAAAGTTAAGAAGCCGACTACTATGAAGGACTTTCGCCCCATTAGCCTCTGTAATGTTGTTTACAAGCTTGTATCCAAGATGATTATTTAcagatttaaatatgttctccCTTTGGTCATCTCAGAAACGCAGAGTGCTTTCCTTCCCAATCGCCTGATCACTGATAATGTTTTGGTTGCTTTTGAGATGATTCATTCACTCAAACATCGCAAGCATGGTAATAAAGGATATGCTGCTATTAAGCTGGATATGAGCAAAGCTTTTGACCGTGTTGAATGGTCTTTCTTGGCTGCCGTAATGGGTAAGATGGGTTTCAATATTCGATGGATCTCCCTTATTATGAGATGTTTGCATACTACTTCCTTTTCTTTCAATCTCAATGGTTCGGTGGTTGGTTCAATTACTCCTCAGCGTGGTCTTCGTCAAGGTGATCCCCTTTCCCCATACCTCTTCCTCATTTGTTCAGAAGGATTGTCTCGTTTATTACAATATGAGGAAAGAGTTGGTCGACTCAAGGGTTATGCTGTTTCAAGAAGAGCTCCTACAATATCCCATTTATTTTTTGCGGATGACAGCCTACTCTTTTGTCAAGCTGATGATCGATCTTGTGGGTCTATCAAACGTGCTTTAAACATCTATCACCGTGCTTCGGGTCAAGAACTCAACTTAGATAAATCGGTTATGTCTTTCTCTCCAAATACTCCTCCACTTGTTCAGCATTCTTTTCAGAATATTCTTGGAATGCCTATAAGTGATTGTCACGAAAAATACTTGGGTCTGCCAGCTTACTCTGAAAGGGATAAGAAGCAACTTTTTGCTGATATTAAAGAACGAATTTGGAAATTGATGAATTCTTGGAATGACAAACTTTTTTCTATTGGGAGGAAAGAG CATGTAGCCTTTGTTCGAATGCCTAGGAGTCGGTTGAGCATGCTTTGTTCCTATGCAAACATGCTAAAAAAGTCTGGCGTGTGGCTG GAACAACTTTATTCATGGCAAACCAGGCCTCTCACCAACACAAATTTGGGCCAAACTGCTGCATATTATTGCAACTTTCAGCAGCATTCAACTTCACCGAACTCCATCAAAGACTCTACAGGTGCGGCTGCTCACCCCAAATGGCTCTGCCCACCTTTggataaattaaaaatgaatGTTGATGCCGCTTGTGATGTCTCCCGTAACAAAATTGGTGTTGGTATCATTATTCAAAATTCTTCGGGTCAAGTTGTTGCAGCCAATTCGAAGCTTCTTACGGGTAGATACAAGCCACAAGAAATGGAAGCCAAAGCATTAATTTTGGGAATCGATTGTGCAGCTCTTTGTAATTTATCGGTCAATCTTTTGGAATCGGATTCCCTGATTTtagttaattcaattaataGTAACTCTAATGCTATTTCTTCTTTTGGTGATTTAGTTTTGGATATTAAGAATCGTTTGTCCTATCTCTCCTCTGTTTGTGTATCTCATGTTAAGCAAGATGCTAACCAAGCTGCTCATGGCTTGGCTAAAGATGCATTGGAGTTGGATGATGATTGTATGTGGTTTGAGGAAATTCCCTCTACCATTTTCTCTGTTGCTGTAAATGATGCTCTCTAA
- the LOC115714051 gene encoding suppressor protein SRP40 isoform X2, which translates to MPKTLSGANTLSPALLALRPRQVALTALDMKQDKPNASLDKKTLLLQSVACFLDHNGFSKTLKKFCSEAKIQIDASKSSLLDLEEVFNKYFDICNDVKTDLKDQKVQEVKVVNLLPEEPENNEKKKKRSSSETESLPSATEEQVKESSLEDKEVTCSRKEKKSKDKKKNKLSTAESLTNDNDSHTVNSSALNAHDTSVKEKSAKSKTKKKKKDDLALESSGVNSKDKNLPSTDANADVTGKDDKGSKKRKRLVSEDNDLKPEDKIEVDESKRRKTKDVEDSKGSKELNGHENGNIDESAEKPSMQKTKKKQLNGSAEPKTVNAFQRVKVEEVVFTDERLKDNSYWAKDGADSGYGAKAQEVLGQVRGRDFRHEKTKKKRGSYRGGQIDLYSHSVKFNYSDEE; encoded by the exons ATGCCCAAAACCCTAAGTGGTGCCAATACGCTGAGCCCCGCTCTTCTCGCTTTAAGGCCTCGCCAGGTTGCTCTCACTGCGTTAGACATGAAGCAAGATAAGCCTAATGCCTCTCTCGATAAAAAGACTCTGCTCCTTCAATCAGTCGCATGCTTTCTCGACCACAACGGCTTCTCCAAAACCCTCAAGAAGTTTTGCTCTGAGGCCAAAATCCAG ATAGATGCTTCAAAGAGCTCATTGTTGGACTTGGAAGAAGTGTTCAACAAGTATTTTGACATCTG TAATGATGTCAAGACAGATTTGAAGGACCAGAAAGTACAAG AGGTAAAAGTGGTGAATTTGCTGCCTGAGGAGCCTGAAAAtaatgagaaaaagaaaaagaggtcTAGTTCTGAAACAGAATCATTGCCTAGTGCAACTGAAGAACAAGTCAAAGAATCTTCTTTGGAAGACAAAGAAGTCACTTGTTCTAGGAAAGAGAAGAAATCCAAGGACAAGAAAAAGAATAAGCTGTCCACTGCTGAATCTCTTACTAATGACAATGATTCCCATACTGTAAACTCTTCTGCGTTGAATGCTCATGACACCTCAGTGAAAGAGAAAAGTGCCAAGTctaaaactaagaagaaaaagaaggatgATTTGGCTTTGGAAAGTTCGGGTGTGAATTCAAAGGATAAAAATTTGCCTAGCACAGATGCCAATGCAGATGTTACTGGCAAGGATGATAAAGGTTCTAAGAAAAGGAAAAGATTGGTTTCTGAAGATAATGATTTGAAGCCAGAAGATAAAATAGAGGTTGATGAATCAAAACGCAGAAAGACTAAGGATGTGGAGGACTCTAAAGGGAGCAAGGAGCTTAATGGACATGAAAATGGGAACATTGATGAAAGTGCTGAGAAGCCTTCCATGcagaaaaccaaaaagaaacaacTTAATGGCTCAGCTGAG CCAAAAACTGTTAATGCATTTCAAAGAGTAAAAGTAGAGGAAGTGGTTTTTACTGATGAGAGGCTCAAGGACAACTCTTACTGGGCAAAG GATGGTGCGGATAGTGGTTATGGTGCCAAGGCACAAGAAGTTCTTGGGCAAGTTAGGGGGAG GGATTTCCGACATGAAAAAACCAAAAAGAAGCGTGGAAGTTACAGGGGTGGGCAGATTGATCTTTACTCACATTCAGTTAAGTTCAATTATTCAGACGAAGAATGA